AAGCGCTTCACGAACCTCAATCTGATTTTTTCCGCCAACAAAATTACCTGTAGAGAACGCATCTTGTGAACCTAATGAAACACAAGTTCCCTTAGTGTCGATACATTTAATCGTAGATTTATTATCAATGTATAACCTACGGCAATCTACTACGGTATTAGAACCTTTTACACTCGAACCATAATAAAGACAAACGACTTTTGCCTTAATTGCGGTAGTACTACTTTCAATACTACCTCCATATATATAAGCAACCCCTTGTTCTCTTTCACCATCAACAGCTGTTACCGATGTTTTATAATCTCCAGAATAATAGAAGAAACATGCTTCACCTTTATTTTCCCCCAAATGTACAAGAGAAATATTATTGTTACTACTAATATTATTGAATGTCACATTTTGTCCAATAGACAAATATGAATTTCCACCATAAGCTGCCAATCCAAAATACCAATTAAAAACCACATTATTGACACCATAAACATTATTGTTACAATCTAAAGTAATATTCTGTAAAGACAGCATTGCACTATTACTTACATAAAATGCATAATGGTCTCTTATCCCATTTGTAAATTTCAACGAGCCACCTTTTAAAACTGCATAACACTTAGTTGGAACTGTAATCATCTTATCTATATCAATACCAGCATCTGCTATCATAACAGTATCAGGTTTACTATATGTACCAGTTCCATTAGCAGCAATTTCATTAAGTCGTGCTTGAAGTTCATCAGAAGAAGCTATGGCTGTTTTACGAACCTTAGCTTGATTTCCGTCTAAATATATTTCATAATCATCAGCACCTCCACCCACAAAATTAAACTTCATATACTTCACATCATTGGAATTCAACTGATAGTTATAGCCTTCTGCAATAACCAAATCAGGATTATTCTTATATTTTGCAAAGCTTACATAATTATCAGGATTTCCTTTTATTGAGGATATGTATTTTAAATGTGCTTCTTTATTGGAATTTGTCACATAACTTATAAATTTATTTAATCGAGCAGATTTAGCATTAAACAAAATATTAGCTTCACAGTTAGTTGCATAGATGCTATAAACATATCCCCCTAACAATGATACATCATCTTTAGAATTATTAGTTAAAATTTGTCCATACACATATCCTGCTTCTATTTTAATATTGTTACTTAACGTAGTTCCTTCCTGCGTCTTCAGTAAAGTTGTATACAAAACAACACCTTTAAAAGGATAAGCTTCCAATGTTCCTCCATTTATAATAAATGAAGCACCATTTAATTCAACAATACCACCAGTCCGATAATTACTATCTGTATTATTACCAGGTTTTAGTATAGCTGTAGAAGCCAATTCTACTGTTGATGATTTTGAAACTTTCAAAAGCAAACCACTAAAAGAATCTGCAGCTGTCAACGTACCATTGGTAAAACGATAAGATTTACCGGTACTAATCTCCAACGTCTTGGTACGTGTGGTCGCTGTAAACTTCGAGAGGTCAACCTCTATCACATCACTTGCTCTTGTCAATGTTGAGGAAGAGTTATTGATAAACTCCTGTAAGTCATCATTTTCTCCTGCTGCCATCACGACATTAGGAAGCCATACCATCAGCAACGCCAATAGCATACTTCTCCATAATTTTGTAAAATTACTCATAAAATAAAGTCAATAAAAAAAGGCGGAACCGTTCGTGGCTTGTCTCAACACGGCTACCGCCAAGTGGCCTTACACAACACAAGCACAGAACGGCTCACGCCTAAAGAGGCATGAACCTTACCCTGCTGCTTGTCCTCGTTGTGTGAATATTGGCGGTATTCTGTTGAGGAGAACAAGAGCTAAAAGCTCAATATTTTAAATATCTTATTTCAAGTCAAAAACGAAACACCTTTTGGGTTAATAATAAATTATCAAAGGCTAGGCTCTGAGAGCCGACACCCAACTCTTACTAAGTATTCCGTCGCTATTTCTGTCTGTTTCTTAAATCTATAATTTTATTGTTAAACATCAAATTGACTAATACTGTCGGCAAAGATAATCAAAATCATAGACAACACCAAACTTTTGCTCAAAAATTTAGCAAAATAGTAATAGCTTGATTTTAAAACTTCACCTTACATACATCGCATAAATACATCGATATACCTGTTAAACAAGTTAACTACCATATAAGCATAAATCTCTACAATTGCTTCAAACTTTTTCATCCATTAAAAATTCTAGTAAACCTATGGTTATAATACCATTCTCTTCTCTCCATGGTTTGATGGCATCTTTCACCACAATAATCTTCAAGAATGAATCTGTGAATTTTAGAAGAGAAGCTATTTCTTGTTTACGTTTCTACTCGTCTGGTAATGCCAAGGCAGACAGTATGTAATATCACAGGCTACCTTCGTTGATTACAAAGTCAACCTCTATTTGTTTGCGCTCCATTTACCATCTCTATCTACAAAACGCTATCACATAGACATCCGCATTATCAATTTCAACAGACTATTCAGAACCTTTTCAAAACGAGGAACGAGCTGCACTTCATCCAAATGAATATAATACAAATCGCTATCCATCATCCCAACCTTAATGTTCTTGTAAAACACAAGAGGATTACGCAATTTTACATTTCAATATCATCCAGTGCTATCCGAATAAACAATCATCCGCAACACCTGTCACTATCAAGTACTGCCGAAAGAGGGTAAAAAGCAAATACGACTTGCCCAAACGCCTAATAACCGTTATTATTTTTATCAACCCATTTAGTTTTCATCTATGAGTTGCTATAAATAGAAGTTTTTTATCTGCATTTTCTATCTTTACGAAGATCTTTTGGCAATATAGCCACTTTTTCTTCACAGAACGTTAGTTTTATTTATTATCATACACAAGAAAACAAGATAAATCCTGCAATAAAAGACATCCTTTGGACTTCAACTCCTTTTGCTGCCGTATCCCCATATAAATAGCCTTATATCAAGTTGCTTTGCATTAAGGCAGAATCGAGTAGGAGGAAACGAAGTGGGGGTTTCTCCTACTTTCGTTTTCCGACCTCCCACACCACCGTACGTGCGGTTCCGCATACGGCGGTTCCTATTTTGGGTGCCATTCGATGTATGAACCCATCAATGTAGCATAGCCTGCCATGATCAACTTTTCGTTGGTAATCGCACGACATAGTATGTAACAGCCAGCTATGCGCCAATAACCCAAACGACTATTGCCCCACATGTAAGCTTGGTATTTGTCAATACCGCACTTTACCAAGTTGGCAACTCTCGTTTTCACCCTCTTCCACGACTTCCATATACACATACGTAGCCGTCGCCTTTGCCACTCGTCCGTTTTCATGAGGAAACGTTTCATGTTTGCCGCCTGCTTCTTTCAGATTCCACCTCGCAGTGGACACCCTTGCTATTGGCTATACAATTCCCGCTATTAGGGCTTGTTAGGGACTTGCACCCATTAGCTCATGCCGAGCATACTAAAAAAGGAGGGCGTGTCATGGACTTATGACCCACTCTCCTTTTAATTTATATCAAAATTATTAAACTACATTATTTGATCATAACCTTCTTGGTCTTACCATCGCTTGTTTTCACGATATTCAAGCCCTTTTGTAATTTTTCTATCTTTCGACCACTTGCATCAAAGTACTGTGCTTCATTGTCTGCATCAACTGTCACATCCTTGATGCCTGTTGTAGAAGTGATGATGATGCCTCCACGGCTAGCATCATATCGCCAAGTATAACCATCAGGCAAGATTATCTGAATCTTCTTGATGTCATCAGCTGTCAAAACATAATCACTTCCACCCAAGATAATTGGAGTATCAAGAACGATGTCCGTAATATTGATATGAATGCGAATGATGATATTCAACTTGCCAATGATATAGATTCTACCGCTTGCACCATTGTAGATATAATCATAGGTATAGCCATCGCCACCAAGGTAAAGGTTGCCACCATTATAGATAGTTCCATTGCCACTTGTGCCGAATGTACCACCAGTGATGGTTGTCGTGCCTCCCTTGCCATTCCAATATACATAACCACCGATACCAGAGCCACCTCCGATGAAGGTACCACTAGAGATAATGGTCTTACCACCATTGTAATAACCACCAGAGATTGTACCGCCGAAGATAGTCGTAGTACCAAAAGAGTAAGTATAACCACCATAATTGGTACCACTGATGTTTCCACCATAGATATACAATATTCCATCATTATGGAAACCATATTCTCCACCACTAATTGTACCTTCACTATATTCAAAGACACCACCATCTTCAATATAGAAAAACTCCTGTGTAATGTCTGTGCCCAAGCCATTACCACCTTTCCAGATTACACGACCACCAGGAAGAACACGGACAAGGCGAATGAGGCGAACAATGTTAATATTGACGTCAATGACGAGAGTACCCTCAACATAAATATAACCAGACCCAGTATTTGACAAATTGAGATTTGTCAAAGTCAAGGTTGTATATTTCTTAATAGTAAAACTACCTGAACCTTTGAGAACAAAGTCTTTATTGGTTCCATCACCTTTGGCACCATTAATAAACCATTGCAAATCATCGTCTGGGCTTCCACTTCCCATACTTACAGGGTCATTAATCACACAACCACCAGAAGGTAAATCTATGTTTTTAGGGTCTTCTTCTGTTCCTTTTTCATTGTCATTTCCACCACCATTAATCCAGTTTTGCAAATCATCTTCATCATATACTTTCTTACGAATAGAGACAGTCTTTGCCTTTTCGTTATAGTAAATCTCACGGTCATCTGGGATATTAATGAACTGGTAGTACTTATATTCAGATGGAGCTACATTTGACATAAATGCTTTTTCAAGAGTAAAGTTACTCCAATCGCCATCAATTGTCAGGGTATTGGTTGTAGCTGTCTTATCCACAAAAGTTCGTAATTTAGCATCAGCCAACAAATAAACTGTCAAAGGAGAAAAACGAGACATAATCAGTGCTTCACGAACCTCTATCTGATTTTTACCACCCACAAAGTTACCTGTAGAGAAAGCATCTTGTGAACCTAACGAAACGCAAGTACCCTTAGCATCGGTACATTTTATCGTAGATTTATCATCTGTATAAAGCCATTGGCATCCAACAACGGTATTTGAACCAACTACTGTTGCACCATTTTTAACAGCAACTACTTTAGCTAATATTGCAGAAGAATTACTTTCGATATTTCCTCCTAACATATTCACTGTACCATAATAATCACTATTTACTGCTCCAGTTACTGCCGTTTTTGCAGAGAAGAAATTACCAGACTTATAAGTAAGTGAACCTCCATTTTGAATATTTATCAAGCCAACATTACTATTTGGGTTCTGATTCTTAAACACGACATTATTACCAATCGTCAAGTTTCCACCCAAAGATATGAAATAATCATCCGCAAGCCATGTTCCAGTCGTAATGCAATTAAAAGAGATATTCTCAAATGTCAAACTTGAAGACTTGCTTAACAAAAAGACTGCATGCCCAAATACATAAGTATTAGAAAATCCAATTGAACCACCTGTTATGAGGGCATGACATTTTTCTGGAACAGTGATGTATTTACCAATAGTAATACCAGCTGCAGCAATTTCTACAGTTTCTGGATTTGCCTCAGTTGCCGTACCTTTTGCAGCAATTGCATTAAGTCTAGCTTGTAAATCATCAGCAGTATTTATAACTCCTTCTCCTTTTTTACGAAATTTTGCCTGGTTGTTTTCTAGATAAATCTCATAATCCTTATCATATTTATTATTACCTAAATATACACGATACTGAATCTTTGCAATATCAGCTGACGTAAGTTGATATTTTTCTGTACCTTCTGCAAGGATATTGTCAGTATTAAGTGAAGTCTGACTATCTTGAAATTTCAAGTTTTTATTTAATACAGAAGTAACTATTACATGAGTTCTCTTTTCTCCATCTATGTAATTTACAAATTCATTAACCTCAGCCTTACCATTATAGGCTATTTTATTTCCATATCTTCGGCTTATGACATAAACAAGATTGCCACCATTTATATGTATATCATCGTTAGAACTCCAACTATCAATATGCCCTCCAATTTTTCCTGAATTTATATAAATCACATTTGAAGGATTATCAGAATTACTTCCAATCAATTCAGGCTGAATAGAATGTTTTCCATCAGAAGTCTTATAACAATTTATCGTACCGCCCGTCAGATAAAAGATTGCACCATTCAATCCAACTAACCTATTAGTCAATTCATTATAAGCAGTCAATGTCCTTGGTTGCATAATAGCACCAGTAGCCCAATACACAGTAGAGTTGTTAGAAATAGATAACAACTGTTCCTTAAAAGTACTCGCGGCAGTCAATGTACCATTGATAAAGCGGTAAGTCTTACCTGTACTAATCTCCAAAGTCTTGGTACGTGTAGTTGCTGTAAACTGTGAGAGGTCAACCTCAATCACATCACTTGCACGTGTCAAAGTAGAGGCAGACTTGTTGATAAACTCCTGTAAGTCATCACTTTTTTCTGCTGCCATCACGACATTAGGAAGCCACACCATTAGCAATACCAATAGCATACTTCGACATAAATTAGTAAAACTATTCATAAAATAAAGTCAATAAAAAAGGCGGAACCGTTCGTGGCTTGTCTCAACACGGCTACCGCCAAGTGGCCTTACACAACACAAGCACAGAACGGCTCACGCCTAAAGAGGCATGAACCTTACCCTGCTGCTTGTCCTCGTTGTGTGAATATTGGCGGTATTCTGTTGAGGAGAACAAGAGCTAAAAGCTCAATATTTTAAATATCTTATTTCAAGTCAAAAACGAAACACCTTTTGGGTTAATAATAAATTATCAAAGGCTAGGCTCTGAGAGCCGACACCCAACTCTTACTAAGTATTCCGTCGCTATTTCTGTCTGTTTCTTAAATCTATAATTTTATTGTTAAACATCAAATTGACTAACACTGTCGGCAAAGATAATCAAAATCATAGACAACACCAAACTTTTGCTCAAAAATTTAGCAAAATAGTAATAGCTTGATTTTAAAACTTCACCTTACATACATCGCATAAATACATCGATATACCTGTTAAACAAGTTAACTACCATATAAGCATAAATCTCTACAATTGCTTCAAACTTTTTCATCCATTAAAAATTCTAGTAAACCTATGGTTATAATACCATTCTCTTCTCTCCATGGTTTGATGGCATCTTTCACCACAATAATCTTCAAGAATGAATCTGTGAATTTTAGAAGAGAAGCTATTTTTTGTTTACGTTTCTACTCGTCTGGTAATGCCAAGGCAGACAGTATGTAATATCACAGGCTACCTTCGTTGATTACAAAGTCAACCTCTATTTGTTTGCGCTACCATTTACCATTTCTATCTACAAAACGCTATCACATAGACATCCGCATTATCAATTTCAACAGACTATTCAGAACCTTTTCAAAACGAGGAACGAGCTGCACTTCATCCAAATGAATATAATACAAATCGCTATCCATCATCCCAACCTTAATGTTCTTGTAAAACACAAGAGGATTACGCAATTTTACATTTCAATATCATCCTGTGCTATCCGAATAAACAATCATCCGCAACACCTGTCACTATCAAGTACTGCCGAAAGAGGGTAAAAAGCAAATACGACTTGCCCAAACGCCTAATAACCGTTATTATTTTTATCAACCCATTTAGTTTTCATCTATGAGTTGCTGTAAATAGAAGTTTTTTATCTGCATTTTCTATCTTTACGAAGATCTTTTGGCAATATTGCCACTTTTTCTTCACAGAACGTTAGTTTTATTTATTATCATACACTAGAAAACAAGATAAATCCTGCAATAAAAGACATCCTTTGGACTTCAACTCCTTTTGCTGCCGTATCCCCATATAATTAGCCTTATCAAGTTGCTTTGCATTGAGGCAGAATCGAGTAGGAGGAAAACGAAGTGGGTTTTCTCCTACTTTCGTTTTCCGACCTCTCACACCACCGTACGTGCGGTTCCGCATACGGCGGTTCCTGTTTTGGGTGCCATTCGATGTATGAACCCATCAATGTAACATAGCCTGCCATGCTCAACTTTTTGTTGGTTATAGCACGGTTTAGTATATAACTGCCAGCTATGCGCCAATAACCCAAACGACTATTGCCCCACATGTAAGCTTGGTATTTGTCAATACCGCACTTTACCAAGTTGGCAACTCTCGTTTTCACCCTCTTCCACGACTTCCATATACACATACGTAGCCGTCGCCTTAGCCACTCGTCCGTTTTCATGAGGAAACGTTTCATGTTTGCCGCTGGCTTCTTTCAGATTCCACCTCGCAGTGGTCACCCTTGCTATTGGCTATACAATTCCCGCTATTAGGGCTTGATAGGGGGACTTATACCCATTAAAATAGGCTCATGCCGAGCATACTAAAAAAGGGAGGCAAACCTCATCTCAAGGTCTGGCCTCCCACCACTTACTTATAGTTAAAAAATAACCGATAATATATCCGGGAATTATCGAGTCAGGAACTTATCTACCTGAGCTGCAATCTTTCTTCCGCTTGCCATAGCTCTTACTACCAGAGAAGCTCCATTTGCTGCATCACCTGCCACGAAGACATTCTCTGCAAACTCAGGCTGCTGTGGCTTCAGGAAGCCCATGGCCAAGAATACTGCCTCTGCCTTGATGATTTCTGGCTCTCCAGCTTCTACCATCAATGGGCGACCACCCTCTGGGTTTGGCTTCCAATCGATAGGCTGAACCTTCACACCCGTCAACTTACCATTCTTTCCGAGGAACTCCAATGAATTGATGTTCCAGCGACGTGTACATCCTTCCTCATGACTGGATGTAGTCTTCAGTGTGCGAGGCCAGTTTGGCCAAGGATTCTTAGGATCCTCAGGACCCTCTACTGGCTTAGGCATGATCTCAATCTGAGTTACACTCTTGCAACCCTGACGATGAGCCGTACCGATACAGTCGGAACCTGTATCACCACCACCGATAACCAATACATCCTTGCCCTTGCAGTTGACCAGTTCATCCTTAGAGAACTCCATGCCTGCAAGGACTCGGTTCTGCTGAGAGAGGAGTTCGAGGGCGAAATATACACCCTTCAATTCTCGTCCTGGAATCTTCAGGTCGCGGGCTGTAGGAGTACCCGTAGATACCACGTAGGCATCAAAGCCCTCTGGCAACTTGGTGACATCTATCTTCTGATTGTATTTGAACTCGATGCCTTCCTCTTCGAGAAGACGGAGGCGGCGGTCGATGATACTCTTGTTGAGCTTGAAGTTTGGAATACCATAGCGCAACAAGCCACCGGCATTCTCACGTGCCTCAAAGACTGTTACCTTATATCCCTTGTGGTTCAACTGATTGGCAGCTACCAATCCTGCAGGACCGGCACCGATGACTGCCACGGTCTTGCCATTACGCTCTGGAATCTCAACATGCACATAATCCTCAGAGAAAGCGTGCTCCACAATGGCGCACTCATCCTCACGGTTGGTGGTTGGTTCATGATCCATGAGATTCAAGATACAAGCCTTCTCACAGAGTGCAGGACAGATGCGTCCTGTGAACTCTGGGAAGTCGTTGGTGGAATTGAGGAGTCGGTAAGCCAACTCCCAGTCGCCCTTGTAGAGCGCATCGTTCCACTCCGGTGCCTTGTTGCCCAATGGACAAGCCCAGTGACAGAAAGGCACACCACAATCCATGCAACGGGAAGCCTGCTGACGGCGGTCGTTGCTGTTCAATGTCTGTTCTACCTCGCTGAAATCGAGGATTCTATCGTGAATTGGTCTATAACCTGCTTCTTTGCGAGGTATAGTCAAAAATGCTTTTGGATTTCCCATCGTTTTAAAAGTAAAAGGGTAAAAAGGTAAAAAGGTAAAAAGAACATTCTTGCTTGCTGCTTGTTGCTATTTACTTAAACCTTATATTACCTTTATTATTAATTTATTTGTTACACGCATTTTACCGGACTCAAGGAAAAGGAAAGGGGATAAGGCTCTTTTTACCTTTTTACCCTTTTACCTTTTTACCTTTATTAATAGTCTCGCTGCATATCCGCAATCTTCTGCTGCAACTTCTTTACCTGCTCCTCCTGGAGAACTCGCTTGTATTCGATTGGCACTACCTGGATGAAATCCTCTACGTAGTGGTTCCAGTCATCAAGCATGGTACGGGCGAGTTTACTACCTGTATAGAGATAATGCTGACGGATGAGCTCGTGCAACTCCTTGCGATAGGTGCTATCCTCCACGAGGTTGATTTCCACCATATCCATATTACAGAAGTAATCGAAGTTGTGGTTCTTATCCCATACATAGGCTACACCACCACTCATACCTGCGGCAAAGTTGCGACCAGTCTCGCCAAGTACTACGACTCTACCACCTGTCATATATTCACAGCAGTGGTCGCCAGCACCCTCGATGACAGCTACAGCACCTGAGTTACGTACTCCGAAGCGCTCACCCACCTTACCGTTGATATACAGTTCACCACTTGTGGCACCATAGAGGCCGGTGTTACCTGCGATGATGTTATCCTCGGCAGAGAAATTACTGCGGATAGGAGGAAGGATGGAAATACGACCTCCTGAAAGTCCCTTTGCAAAATAGTCATTGGTCTCGCCTTCCAACTTGAAATCGACACCCTTTACCAAGAATGCTCCGAAGCTCTGACCTGCAGAACCCTTGAACTTCACATTCACTGTCTTATCTGGAAGACCTGCCTCACCATATTTCTCAGCAATCATACCACTGAGCATCACACCGGCAGCACGGTCGGTATTCTTGATGGCGAAGTCGAGGTTCACCTCCTCCTGATTTTCGATGGCACGCTGGGCACCACGAATCAGTTGCTGGTCGAGCACATTGTCAAGATCATGAATCTGCTCGGTAGTATGATAGAGTGAGCAATGTCCTGTCTCACGATGCAAGAGACGTGTGAAGTCGAGCAAGTCTGCCTTCTCCTTGATGCTCTTAGCCACCTCTGGCTCTACGGCATCAGGACCTGTGGCAGGAACAATCTCCTCATCAGACTTGCGAACGATGAGTTCTGTATGACCGATGATATCATTCAAAGAGGTGTAACCCATCTCTGCCAAGTACTCACGAACCTCCTCGGCGAGGAAGCGGAAGTAATTGATGAGATATTTGTAACTGCCACGGAAGTGAGCACGGAGCTTAGGATCCTGTGTGGCAACACCCATAGGACAGGTATTCAAGTTACACTTACGCATCATCACACAACCCAAGACGATGAGGGCTGCAGTACCGAAACTGAATTCCTCTGCACCGAGCAAAGCCATCAGGATGATGTCACGACCGCTCTTCAACTGACCATCCACCTGGAGACGAACCTGTCCACGAAGACCGTTCTTCACCAAAGTCTGCTGAGTCTCAGAAAGTCCGATTTCAGGAGAGATACCTGCAAAACGCATACTGGATGCAGGGCTGGCACCTGTACCACCCTCAGCACCAGAGATGACGATGAGGTCGGCCTTTGCCTTAGCTACACCGGCAGCGATGGTACCCACACCGCTCTCAGCCACCAATTTGACAGAGATAGCAGCCTTAGGGTTCACATTCTTGAGGTCGAAGATGAGCTGAGCCAAATCCTCGATACTGTAGATATCGTGATGAGGTGGAGGAGAAATCAAGCTGATGCCAGGGATTGAGTGACGGGTCTTGGCGATGACCTCGTTGACCTTGAAGCCAGGCAACTGACCACCCTCACCCGGTTTAGCACCCTGTGCCACCTTGATTTGGATTTCCTCTGCATTTACCAAATATTCTGTTGTCACACCGAATCGACCGGAAGCCACCTGCTTGGTCTTGCTGGAGAGGCTGATACCATCCTGTGTAGAGTGGAATCGCTCGTTATCCTCACCACCTTCACCGGTATTGCTTCGAGCACCGAGGGCGTTCATGGCGAGTGCCATTGCCTCGTGGGCCTCCTTGGAGAGAGCACCGAAACTCATCGCACCTGTAACGAAGTGCTTGACGATTTCCTCTACTGGCTCCACCTTGTCGATAGAGATAGGGTTCTTGCGGAAACTGAAGAAGTCGCGGATGAAGATAGGCTCCTGCTTATCGTCAACGAGATGTGTATATTTCTTGAAGAGATCGTAATCGCCCTTGCGTGTTGCGAGCTGCAAAGTAGCGATAGTCTCTGGGTTCCATGCGTGCTTGATACCGTCCTTGCGGTAGTGGAACTGTCCCATGCTTGGCAGGAAGTCGAGCTTCTTGGTCTCGAATGCCTTGTCGTGCAGGCGGATGGCATCACGGGCGATGGTCTCAAGTCCGATACCGCCAATGGTGCTCACCTCTGTTCCGAAGTAGCTCTTCAGGAGGCTCTCGCTCAAACCGATGCTCTCGAAGATCTTGGCACCACGGTAACTGCGGATGGTAGAGATACCCATCTTAGCCATAATCTTGAACAAGCCCTTCTTCACAGCCTTGATATAGTTCTGTTCGGCTGTATGGTAATCCTCCTGAATCTTTCCCTTCTTTACGAGGTCGTCGAGGATGGCGTATGTCAAGTATGGACAGAGGGC
This is a stretch of genomic DNA from Segatella hominis. It encodes these proteins:
- a CDS encoding glutamate synthase subunit beta; its protein translation is MGNPKAFLTIPRKEAGYRPIHDRILDFSEVEQTLNSNDRRQQASRCMDCGVPFCHWACPLGNKAPEWNDALYKGDWELAYRLLNSTNDFPEFTGRICPALCEKACILNLMDHEPTTNREDECAIVEHAFSEDYVHVEIPERNGKTVAVIGAGPAGLVAANQLNHKGYKVTVFEARENAGGLLRYGIPNFKLNKSIIDRRLRLLEEEGIEFKYNQKIDVTKLPEGFDAYVVSTGTPTARDLKIPGRELKGVYFALELLSQQNRVLAGMEFSKDELVNCKGKDVLVIGGGDTGSDCIGTAHRQGCKSVTQIEIMPKPVEGPEDPKNPWPNWPRTLKTTSSHEEGCTRRWNINSLEFLGKNGKLTGVKVQPIDWKPNPEGGRPLMVEAGEPEIIKAEAVFLAMGFLKPQQPEFAENVFVAGDAANGASLVVRAMASGRKIAAQVDKFLTR
- the gltB gene encoding glutamate synthase large subunit, producing the protein MEKGLYSSAYEHDACGVGMVVNIHGNKSHELVDNALKVLENMRHRGAEGADNKTGDGAGIMLQIPHEFILLQGIPVPEKGKYGTGLIFLPKDEKKQQEILSIMIEEIEREGLQLMHLRNVPTNPECLGEAALSNEPAIKQIFITGVTDDKVPVFERTLYLIRKRIEKRVSDPDFYICSLSNSNIVYKGMLSSLQLRQYYPDLTNNYFTSGLALVHSRFSTNTFPTWSLAQPFRLLAHNGEINTIRGNRAWMKARESVLSSEALGDIREISPIVQPNMSDSASLDNVFEFFVMSGLSLPHAMAVMVPESFNDKNPISEDLKAFYEYHSILMEPWDGPAALLFSDGRYAGGMLDRNGLRPARYTITKNDMMVVASEVGVMDFDPTEIAEKGRLQPGKILLIDTQEGKIYYDGEIKERLAAQHPYRQWLNTNRIELEKLRSGRKVENGVDNLTRKELEFGFGEEDIDGTIIPMATKGQEPTASMGNDTPLAVLSDQPQIFFNYFRQQFAQVTNPAIDSIRENLVMSLTEYIGRVGSGILNPDESNCKMVRLPHPILTNTQLDILQNIRYKGFNTVKLHMLFETAKGEEGLHEALDELCKEAAKSVDDGYNYIILSDRGVDETHAAIPSLLAVSAVHHYLIDAGKRVQTALIVESGEIREVMHAALLLGYGASALCPYLTYAILDDLVKKGKIQEDYHTAEQNYIKAVKKGLFKIMAKMGISTIRSYRGAKIFESIGLSESLLKSYFGTEVSTIGGIGLETIARDAIRLHDKAFETKKLDFLPSMGQFHYRKDGIKHAWNPETIATLQLATRKGDYDLFKKYTHLVDDKQEPIFIRDFFSFRKNPISIDKVEPVEEIVKHFVTGAMSFGALSKEAHEAMALAMNALGARSNTGEGGEDNERFHSTQDGISLSSKTKQVASGRFGVTTEYLVNAEEIQIKVAQGAKPGEGGQLPGFKVNEVIAKTRHSIPGISLISPPPHHDIYSIEDLAQLIFDLKNVNPKAAISVKLVAESGVGTIAAGVAKAKADLIVISGAEGGTGASPASSMRFAGISPEIGLSETQQTLVKNGLRGQVRLQVDGQLKSGRDIILMALLGAEEFSFGTAALIVLGCVMMRKCNLNTCPMGVATQDPKLRAHFRGSYKYLINYFRFLAEEVREYLAEMGYTSLNDIIGHTELIVRKSDEEIVPATGPDAVEPEVAKSIKEKADLLDFTRLLHRETGHCSLYHTTEQIHDLDNVLDQQLIRGAQRAIENQEEVNLDFAIKNTDRAAGVMLSGMIAEKYGEAGLPDKTVNVKFKGSAGQSFGAFLVKGVDFKLEGETNDYFAKGLSGGRISILPPIRSNFSAEDNIIAGNTGLYGATSGELYINGKVGERFGVRNSGAVAVIEGAGDHCCEYMTGGRVVVLGETGRNFAAGMSGGVAYVWDKNHNFDYFCNMDMVEINLVEDSTYRKELHELIRQHYLYTGSKLARTMLDDWNHYVEDFIQVVPIEYKRVLQEEQVKKLQQKIADMQRDY